Proteins from a genomic interval of Streptomyces sp. Tu6071:
- a CDS encoding MaoC family dehydratase — MSATVAYADVEVGTELPPASFPVTRATLVAYAGASGDFNPIHWNERFAKSVGLPDVIAHGMFTMAEAVRVVTDWAGDPGAVVEYGVRFTKPVVVPDDDEGAVIEVSGKVAAKLDDGLVRVDLLATSAGQKVLGMSRAVVRLA, encoded by the coding sequence ATGAGCGCCACCGTCGCCTACGCGGACGTCGAGGTCGGCACCGAGCTTCCCCCGGCGAGCTTCCCCGTGACCCGCGCCACGCTCGTCGCGTACGCGGGCGCCTCGGGGGACTTCAACCCCATCCACTGGAACGAGCGCTTCGCCAAGTCCGTGGGGCTCCCGGACGTCATCGCGCACGGCATGTTCACGATGGCCGAGGCCGTACGGGTCGTGACGGACTGGGCGGGCGACCCGGGCGCCGTCGTCGAGTACGGAGTGCGGTTCACGAAGCCGGTCGTCGTGCCCGACGACGACGAGGGGGCCGTCATTGAGGTGAGCGGGAAGGTCGCCGCGAAGCTCGACGACGGGCTGGTGCGGGTGGACCTGCTGGCCACCAGTGCGGGGCAGAAGGTGCTGGGGATGAGCCGGGCGGTCGTCCGGCTGGCGTGA
- a CDS encoding TetR/AcrR family transcriptional regulator — MSAIRAAVVEFAERGYEGTSTESIAQRVGVSQPYLFRLFKNKRELFLAAAAYSMRETMRVFEEAADAVGDEGPKAAMGAAYKELIERRPEFPQMFLRIYGQAAAARGAGDEEFAEELRRDWTELWDFLLLRLGGDAEEAAQFMAMGMLINNLVSLGFPPAHHVWCGFEEKDVPVAKEFQG; from the coding sequence GTGAGCGCCATCCGTGCCGCCGTCGTCGAATTCGCCGAGCGGGGGTACGAGGGGACGTCGACCGAGTCCATCGCGCAACGGGTCGGGGTCTCGCAGCCGTATCTGTTCCGGCTGTTCAAGAACAAGCGGGAGCTCTTCCTCGCCGCCGCCGCGTACTCCATGCGCGAGACGATGCGCGTCTTCGAGGAGGCCGCCGACGCCGTGGGCGACGAGGGGCCGAAGGCCGCGATGGGGGCGGCGTACAAGGAACTCATCGAGCGGCGCCCCGAGTTCCCGCAGATGTTCCTGCGGATCTACGGGCAGGCCGCCGCCGCGCGCGGCGCGGGGGACGAGGAGTTCGCCGAGGAACTGCGGCGGGACTGGACCGAGCTGTGGGACTTCCTGCTGCTGCGGCTCGGCGGGGACGCCGAGGAGGCCGCGCAGTTCATGGCGATGGGCATGCTGATCAACAACCTCGTCTCGCTCGGTTTCCCGCCTGCGCACCACGTGTGGTGCGGGTTCGAGGAGAAGGACGTGCCCGTCGCGAAGGAGTTCCAGGGGTAG
- a CDS encoding MaoC family dehydratase N-terminal domain-containing protein, giving the protein MALDQSFVGRSYPPVDSYEVGREKIREFARAIGDENPAYTDPEAARKLGHEDVIAPPTFVFAVTYGAAAQVVQDPALGLDYSRVVHGDQKFAYVRPVRAGDVLSVTSTIDTIKSLAGNDIIDIRGEVHDAEGALVVTAVTKLVARAAGEGEK; this is encoded by the coding sequence ATGGCGCTCGACCAGTCCTTCGTGGGGCGGAGTTATCCGCCCGTCGATTCCTACGAGGTGGGGCGGGAGAAGATCCGCGAGTTCGCGCGCGCGATCGGTGACGAGAACCCCGCGTACACCGACCCCGAGGCCGCCCGGAAGCTCGGGCACGAGGACGTGATCGCCCCGCCGACCTTCGTGTTCGCCGTCACGTACGGTGCCGCGGCCCAGGTCGTCCAGGACCCCGCGCTCGGGCTCGACTACAGCCGCGTCGTGCACGGGGACCAGAAGTTCGCCTACGTGCGCCCGGTCCGGGCGGGGGACGTGCTGAGCGTCACCTCGACGATCGACACGATCAAGTCGCTCGCCGGCAACGACATCATCGACATCCGCGGCGAGGTGCACGACGCCGAGGGCGCACTCGTCGTGACGGCCGTGACGAAGCTCGTGGCCCGCGCGGCCGGGGAAGGGGAGAAGTGA
- a CDS encoding NAD(P)-dependent oxidoreductase, translating to MKLTVFGATGGVGGEAVRQALAAGHEVTAVVRDPARLDARGTGLEVVRSALESPDELVAAVAGRDAVLSGLGVANKAQARTGLAERLTRTVLAALAAAGTRRLVVVSAAPLAPPAPGTGLLDRAMLGAIDTLLKPVYEDLRAMERLLRESDTAWTPVRPPRLTNGPLTGTYRTAVDANPPKGRTISRADVAHAMLGAADDPSLAGHALGVAY from the coding sequence ATGAAGCTGACGGTATTCGGCGCGACCGGTGGAGTCGGCGGCGAGGCGGTGCGCCAGGCGCTCGCCGCGGGCCACGAGGTGACGGCGGTCGTCCGCGATCCGGCGCGGCTCGACGCGCGGGGCACGGGGCTGGAGGTCGTACGGTCCGCGCTCGAATCGCCGGACGAGCTGGTCGCCGCGGTCGCCGGGCGCGACGCGGTGCTCTCGGGGCTCGGCGTGGCGAACAAGGCGCAGGCGCGTACGGGGCTCGCGGAGCGGCTGACGCGGACGGTCCTCGCGGCGCTGGCGGCGGCGGGGACGCGGCGCCTCGTGGTGGTGAGCGCGGCCCCGCTCGCGCCGCCCGCACCGGGCACGGGCCTCCTGGACCGGGCGATGCTGGGCGCGATCGACACGCTGCTGAAGCCGGTCTACGAGGACCTGCGCGCGATGGAGAGGCTCCTGCGCGAGAGCGACACCGCGTGGACCCCGGTCCGGCCGCCGCGCCTGACGAACGGCCCGCTCACGGGCACGTACCGCACCGCCGTCGACGCCAACCCCCCGAAGGGCCGCACCATCAGCCGCGCGGACGTCGCCCACGCGATGCTCGGGGCGGCCGACGACCCGTCCCTCGCGGGCCACGCGCTGGGCGTGGCGTACTGA
- a CDS encoding TetR/AcrR family transcriptional regulator produces the protein MTEDLYHRPFGEATMAPARTRVLDAALRLMREAGLVGATTKEIARTARCSEAVLYKYFGSKENLFVEVLRTRLPRLDPPRAGGPETVAAILAAYCRRAVAFYAETFPIAASLYAEPALRARHFEALRELGAGPHVPLRHLEEYLREERDAGRVAAGADPRAAAALLLGACAQRAFAHEATETGRAPDSDEEFAEAIVGTLLGGLTRDAEE, from the coding sequence ATGACTGAGGACCTGTACCACCGGCCCTTCGGCGAGGCCACGATGGCGCCCGCCAGGACCCGGGTGCTCGACGCGGCGCTCCGGCTGATGCGGGAGGCCGGGCTCGTCGGAGCCACGACGAAGGAGATCGCGCGCACCGCGCGCTGCTCCGAGGCCGTGCTCTACAAGTACTTCGGCAGCAAGGAGAACCTCTTCGTCGAGGTCCTGCGCACTCGGCTGCCGCGCCTCGACCCGCCCCGCGCCGGGGGCCCCGAGACCGTCGCCGCGATACTCGCCGCCTACTGCCGCCGCGCGGTCGCCTTCTACGCCGAGACCTTCCCGATCGCCGCCTCGCTCTACGCCGAACCGGCCCTGCGCGCACGCCACTTCGAGGCGCTGCGCGAACTCGGCGCGGGCCCCCACGTACCGCTGCGGCACCTGGAGGAGTACCTGCGCGAGGAGCGCGACGCGGGCCGCGTCGCCGCCGGGGCCGACCCGCGCGCCGCCGCCGCGCTGCTCCTCGGCGCCTGCGCCCAGCGCGCCTTCGCGCACGAGGCCACCGAGACCGGGCGGGCTCCCGACAGCGACGAGGAGTTCGCGGAGGCGATCGTGGGGACGCTGCTCGGGGGCCTGACGCGGGACGCGGAGGAGTGA
- the rpmG gene encoding 50S ribosomal protein L33: MAATDVRPKITLACVECKERNYITKKNRRNDPDRLELKKHCPRCNKHTAHRETR, encoded by the coding sequence GTGGCTGCCACCGACGTCCGCCCGAAGATCACGCTGGCCTGCGTGGAGTGCAAGGAGCGGAACTACATCACCAAGAAGAACCGGCGTAATGACCCGGATCGTCTTGAACTCAAGAAGCACTGCCCGCGCTGCAACAAGCACACGGCGCACCGCGAGACCCGCTGA
- a CDS encoding amidohydrolase family protein yields the protein MPDSPPPSSRLPGGSGGPGAGLLLSGARLSDGRTVDVRLARGRIEAVGTVGSLAAGGAHTVDLGGWLLLPAPAEPHAHADTALTALTAGPPEDSPRAVRSRATEAALLQLGHGATAQRAHVRVGDVQGLTALEAVLQTRTALHGLAELSVVAVPRLLTGVAGAEGRAQLRDAVKMGAAVVGGCPDLDPDPTGYTETLLAVAAEHGCPVDLHTAADDPVRLARLAAMAGGLRPGVTLGPCGGLARLPDKVAGRAAESLAAAGIAVVALPQGDCCGTERRGATSAPVRLLRAAGVAVAAGSGALRDQANPVGRGDPLEAAYLLASQHGLRPGEAYAAISATARALLGLPEVRVEAGFPAELLAVRGDQLSGALSLAYGRLVVHRGRVVARTSAVREYCDSAAGLDLPRQSRAPRRTH from the coding sequence ATGCCCGACAGCCCTCCGCCCTCTTCCCGCCTCCCCGGCGGCAGCGGCGGCCCCGGCGCCGGCCTGCTGCTCAGCGGCGCGCGGCTGAGCGACGGGCGCACCGTGGACGTCCGCCTCGCCCGCGGCCGTATCGAGGCCGTGGGCACCGTCGGCAGCCTGGCCGCGGGCGGGGCGCACACGGTCGACCTCGGCGGCTGGCTCCTCCTCCCCGCCCCCGCCGAACCGCACGCGCACGCCGACACCGCGCTCACCGCGCTCACCGCGGGCCCGCCCGAGGACAGCCCCCGCGCGGTGCGCTCCCGCGCCACCGAGGCGGCTCTCCTCCAGCTCGGCCACGGCGCCACGGCCCAGCGCGCCCACGTCCGGGTCGGCGACGTCCAGGGCCTCACCGCGCTCGAAGCGGTGCTCCAGACCCGTACCGCGCTGCACGGCCTCGCCGAGCTGTCCGTCGTCGCCGTGCCCCGCCTGCTCACCGGGGTCGCGGGCGCGGAGGGGCGCGCGCAGCTGCGCGACGCGGTGAAGATGGGCGCGGCCGTCGTGGGCGGCTGCCCCGACCTCGACCCCGATCCCACGGGCTACACCGAGACGCTGCTCGCCGTCGCCGCCGAGCACGGCTGCCCCGTCGACCTGCACACCGCCGCCGACGACCCGGTGCGCCTCGCGCGGCTCGCCGCGATGGCGGGCGGACTGCGTCCGGGGGTGACGCTCGGGCCCTGCGGCGGGCTCGCGCGGCTGCCCGACAAGGTCGCCGGGCGCGCGGCGGAATCGCTCGCCGCGGCCGGGATCGCGGTCGTCGCGCTGCCGCAGGGCGACTGCTGCGGCACCGAGCGGCGCGGGGCGACGAGCGCGCCCGTACGGCTGCTTCGCGCGGCCGGGGTCGCGGTCGCGGCCGGCAGCGGGGCGCTGCGCGACCAGGCGAACCCGGTGGGCCGCGGCGACCCCCTGGAGGCCGCCTACCTCCTCGCCTCGCAGCACGGGCTGCGCCCCGGGGAGGCGTACGCGGCAATCTCCGCGACGGCCCGCGCGCTGCTCGGCCTGCCGGAGGTACGGGTCGAGGCGGGCTTCCCCGCCGAGCTGCTCGCGGTGCGCGGCGACCAGCTCTCGGGCGCGCTCTCGCTCGCGTACGGGCGGCTCGTCGTGCACCGGGGGCGCGTCGTGGCGCGGACGAGCGCGGTACGGGAGTACTGCGACTCCGCCGCGGGCCTCGACCTCCCCCGCCAGAGCCGGGCCCCGCGCCGCACGCACTGA
- a CDS encoding MFS transporter, producing MTRTPSKRPVFWVLLITGIAGFMAALDNLVVTNALPSIRADLGGGAGDLEWTVSAYTLTFAVLMLFGAALGDRFGRRRMFLAGVALFTLASGLAGFAQGIGQLIAARAVQGVGAAVMMPLILTLIAAAVPAGRRGMAYGITGAVNGLAVATGPLIGGTLTEHISWHWIFWLNVPLGALLLVLAPLRLGESTAPGARLDLPGTLLVSGGLFGIVYALINGNGDGWTSAPVLGGLLAGTALLAGFVVWELRSRRPMVPMRLFRGRAFNAINGVSLLMFLGMFGSVFLLSQALQLVQGWSPTEAGLRMLPWTGMPMLVAPVAGLLSDRFGGRRVVAAGLFLQGIALGWFAYLFDAGVSYAELLPGMILGGIGMALYFAPAAALVMDSVRPAEAGIASGVNNAVREVGGALGIAVLSAVFTTRGGYGSAADFLDGLTPALWAGTGGVLLGAVIALLIPRGGGAGTRPEPGGTALADSAERVAV from the coding sequence ATGACACGCACACCGAGCAAGCGGCCCGTCTTCTGGGTGCTGCTCATCACCGGGATCGCGGGCTTCATGGCCGCGCTCGACAACCTCGTCGTCACCAACGCCCTGCCCTCGATCCGCGCCGATCTCGGCGGCGGCGCGGGGGACCTGGAGTGGACGGTGAGCGCCTACACGCTGACCTTCGCGGTGCTCATGCTCTTCGGGGCCGCGCTCGGGGACCGCTTCGGGCGACGCCGGATGTTCCTGGCGGGCGTCGCGCTCTTCACGCTCGCCTCGGGGCTCGCGGGCTTCGCGCAGGGGATAGGCCAGCTCATCGCCGCGCGCGCCGTGCAGGGCGTCGGCGCGGCGGTCATGATGCCGCTCATCCTCACGCTCATCGCGGCGGCCGTTCCCGCCGGGCGGCGCGGGATGGCGTACGGCATCACGGGCGCCGTCAACGGTCTCGCGGTCGCGACCGGGCCGCTCATCGGCGGCACCCTCACCGAGCACATCTCGTGGCACTGGATCTTCTGGCTCAACGTGCCGCTCGGCGCCCTGCTGCTGGTCCTCGCCCCGCTGCGGCTCGGCGAGTCGACCGCGCCCGGGGCACGCCTGGACCTGCCGGGGACGCTCCTGGTCAGCGGCGGGCTCTTCGGGATCGTGTACGCGCTCATCAACGGCAACGGGGACGGCTGGACCAGCGCGCCCGTGCTCGGCGGCCTCCTCGCGGGGACCGCGCTGCTCGCCGGGTTCGTCGTCTGGGAACTGCGCTCGCGGCGCCCCATGGTGCCGATGCGGCTCTTCCGGGGACGGGCCTTCAACGCGATCAACGGCGTCAGCCTGCTGATGTTCCTCGGCATGTTCGGCTCGGTCTTCCTGCTCAGCCAGGCCCTCCAGCTCGTACAGGGCTGGTCGCCGACCGAGGCGGGCCTGCGGATGCTGCCGTGGACGGGGATGCCGATGCTCGTCGCGCCGGTCGCGGGGCTGCTCAGCGACCGCTTCGGCGGGCGCCGCGTGGTCGCCGCCGGGCTGTTCCTCCAGGGGATCGCGCTCGGCTGGTTCGCGTACCTCTTCGACGCGGGGGTCTCGTACGCGGAGCTGCTCCCCGGGATGATCCTCGGCGGCATCGGGATGGCGCTCTACTTCGCGCCCGCCGCGGCCCTCGTCATGGACAGCGTGCGCCCCGCCGAGGCGGGGATCGCCTCCGGCGTGAACAACGCGGTCCGCGAGGTCGGCGGGGCGCTCGGCATCGCCGTCCTGAGTGCCGTGTTCACCACGCGGGGCGGGTACGGGAGCGCCGCGGACTTCCTGGACGGGCTCACCCCGGCCCTGTGGGCGGGCACGGGCGGAGTGCTCCTGGGGGCGGTGATCGCGCTGCTGATCCCGCGCGGCGGCGGCGCGGGGACGCGTCCGGAGCCGGGCGGAACGGCGCTCGCGGACAGCGCCGAGCGAGTTGCCGTCTAG